One part of the Corynebacterium aurimucosum ATCC 700975 genome encodes these proteins:
- the gatC gene encoding Asp-tRNA(Asn)/Glu-tRNA(Gln) amidotransferase subunit GatC, producing MSDISRDEVAHLAKLSRLALSEEELKQFAAQIDEIVDSVSAVGKVEAEGVEPMSHPHSVHAPMREDVVVRTLTAEQALDQAPAADDDRFMVPQILGGGDE from the coding sequence GTGTCTGATATTTCGCGTGACGAGGTCGCGCACTTGGCAAAGCTGTCGCGATTGGCCCTGAGCGAGGAAGAACTGAAACAGTTCGCCGCGCAGATCGACGAAATCGTGGACTCCGTGTCCGCGGTTGGCAAGGTCGAGGCTGAAGGTGTGGAGCCGATGTCGCACCCGCACTCCGTACATGCCCCAATGCGTGAGGACGTTGTCGTGCGAACCCTCACTGCCGAGCAGGCCTTGGACCAGGCCCCCGCAGCTGATGACGATCGCTTCATGGTTCCGCAGATTCTGGGTGGAGGAGACGAATAA